AGGACGAATTTCTGCGGACCCAACATCTCTTGATCGCCGAAAGTTCACTGTTCTCGGGCTACGAGAGTGCGTTGCTGTTGTGTTCAACCGCTGATGCGACGCGGTGGCAATCGGTTCTGCGGTTCCGGACCGAGCCGCAGCTGGCAGCATGGATGCACTCGGAGCAGCGGGCGGCGGTGTTGCCTGCGCTACGCGAGGAGTTGGCGGAAGACTTCACCGAATCCGTGCGCTCCACACCTTTCGGCACGATCTTGCGCACCGAGAACGGGCAGACGCGGGCGACTCCGAACTGGAAGACCGCGATGATCGTTCTCCTGGTCCTCTACCCGACAGTGATGACGTTGTCGCGATTTCTCGGACCGGTGCTCGACGACGCAGGCGCACCGCCCTGGCTGTCGATGTGGCTGAGCCAGATCATCAGCGTTGGGGCGATGACGTGGTTCCTGATGCCGGCGGCAACGCGATGGTTCGGTCGGTGGCTCGACCCGTTCGACGGCGCGAAATTACGCGCGAACGTCCTGGGTACCGCCGCTGTCCTGGCGATATATGTCGGGACGCTCGCGCTGTTCGCGTCTGTGAAGTGGTTGCAGTTCTGGGATTACTTCGACTGAATCCTGCCGCGCTTGAAGTACGTGATCGGTCCGAAAAAGTTGATCGCGATGATCGCTGCCCATTTGGCCTTGCTGCCGTTGACCGACGCACGATCGCGCTTCGCGAGGTCGGCCCAGGCGGTGATAGCCAGAATCGACTGGATCGTGCCCATCACGATCACGACGCGACGTTGGCGCGGTGAGAGTTCACTCCATGACTTTTTGTTGCGGTTCATAAGTCAACTGTGCCCGATCCCTCTGCATCAGCCCGCCAATGCAGTGTGAATAGCATCACGTTCGCGAGAGGGCGGGGGGTTTCAGGTCCGTTGCCGACCGGCCGGGGGCGTCGTCAATGTTCTGTTAATTGCTGCCGTGGCTGGAGAGTTGCACGGCGTAGCAAATGTGGACTGACCGGGTTCGCACGGAATTGTCTCATTCCTGGTCAGGGCGACGATAGTGCTGAAACAGGAGTTCTGAAGTAAGGCTTACCAACATAAATTGGCTGGATTCGAAGATTGCGAACTAATAACCATTAATGGAAATCGTGTTCGGATATCGTCAAGAAATGGGCAAATTATCTCGATCGGATCACGCACTCCGAGCGTTACCTGTGAATATGCGTTTGCCGGGTAGGCCCGGAGATGTAACGTCCCGGACACATTTGGTGTCGCGGAAGTAACGGAAGACCTCTACTCTTAGCCCAGCAGGTCAGCAAGTCGGCCTGTAAGACCACTGATGTTTCATCTTCGACAGGAGTACACACATGACCAGCGCTGAACTCTCGGGCCAGTTCTCTTTCATCACCGACCTCCTCAGCAACGCAACTGACCTGTTCAGTGCTCTGACGTTCTTCACGTCGCTCAGCTGATAGCTTCCGGCCGCTACGGCCGATAACGATGGCCCTCGAAACGAAAGTTTCGGGGGCCATCGTTTTTGTTGTCGCTGGTCACGATGGTGGTGTGACTGGTGTTGATCAAGTGCCAGGCGGTGGCGTTGTGACTGTGGTGCAATCGAGTGAAGAAAGAAACTCGACTTTCCGCCTAGATCGGGCGGGATACGCCGATGATCGGAGCAGCGTGCACGTCTCACGAAGAAATCTGTTCAAGTACGCGGCCGCAGGTTCTGCCGCCGCAGGACTGGCCGCGCTCAGCGGCACGGCGACGGTGGCCAATGCCGGCTCGCTCGGAACTCTGCTCGACTACTCTGCCGGAGTCCCGTCGGCGCAATCGATTCGTGCGGGCGGCTACGCGGGCGCGATCCGTTACGTCTCCGACCGCCGCCCCGACGCGAACTGGATGGTGGGCAAGCCGGTCAAGGCGGGCGAAGTGAACGCACTGACCGCAGCGGGACTGCAGGTCGTGTCCTGCTATCAGTTCGGAAAAGGTGCGACGGCTGACTGGCGTGAAGGCCGCGAAGGCGGCAAGAGGCATGCAACACGGGGCCTGGAATTGCACCGCCAGGCCGGCGGACCTGAGGGGCGTCCGATCTACGCGTCGATCGACGACAACCCGACGACAACCGAGATCAACAATCTCATCCGGCCGTACCTCGAGGGATGGGCGTCGGTGGTCGGCAATCAGAATCTCGGTATCTACGGAAACACGCGTGTGCTCGACGCGATGATCGGCGCGGGTGTCGGAACCTGGTACTGGCAACACAATTGGGGATCGCCGGCGGGGTATGTCCATCCACGGGCGCACCTGCATCAATTCGAGATCGACAAGCGCAAGGTTGACGGTATCGGCGTCGACCTGAATTCGATCCTGGCGCTGGACTACGGGCAGTGGTCACTCGCCGGGTCTGTCGTACCGAATATTCCGATCGGCTCTATCGCACCATAGCGCCGAATTTTGCCAACCAGGCGCGGGCATCCTCGGGGAGGTTGCCCGCGGCTTCGGCGGCCAGGCACCAGGCTTTGGTCATCGCCAGGAAATTCATCGGGTTGTATGCGTCTTCCTCGCGTGAGAACAATCCGTCTCCGGCGTAGTGCAGGATCGTGATGTTTGCGGCGCCGTGAGTCGATCCGTCGCCCGGATCCTCCATGGGATTGTCGATCTCGCAGATGATCCACCCGCGCTCCTCGTCGATCACGTACCAGTTTGCGGGGAACTCCGTCATTCGTTTTCCCGGGAACTCGGTCATCGTGCGGGTGACCCACTTACGCACGGCCTCACGGCCGTTGAGAGTTCCGAAGGCATGTTCGACGTACACGACATCTTCGGTGAACATGTCGGCAAACGCATTCCAATCGCCACTGCGGGTGCATTCGACGACGGTGTTCTGGAAACCTGCAAAGGCCTGATCGAGTTCAGCGCGTGTCCATGCCATGTGTGACTCCTCGGGTAGACGACCGAGTCAAATTAGAACATGTTCTCGCGGCCGGGTGGTGGGGATTCGACCGATCTCGTGTGTGCGGTACCGTCGTTGCCGGGTCGGGACCCGTATTGCGAGAGGAAATATTTCATGGAGTTTCTCATCGACTTCATCTACACCCTGCTGTCGAAGCTGCAGATTGCCGGCAGCATCGACTCTTCGGAGAAGTAACACCTCCCGCAGTTCTTGCGGCCGTGTGATCAAAGCGGCCGCGACGTGGTTGATTCCCTGTGCGGCGCTGTCCGTTTGGGAATCAACCACGCGAAGATCATCGACACCGCCGCGGCAACGATCGAGATCACGAACGTGGCCTTGAACATGTCGAGCGTGGGGTAGATACGGTCGTGGACCACGATCGTGGCGCCGGCAAGCACAACACTGACCACGGCGGCGGAACTCGACGTCCCGATCGATCGCATCAGTGAGTTCAAACCGTTGGCTGCGGCTGATTCGGTGATCGGAACCGAACTCATGATGAGTGCCGGCATCGCCGAGAATGTCAGTCCCACACCCGCTCCGATCACCATTCCGGCAAGCGCGACAAGCCAGACGGCGGATGTCGCGAAGTAGGCTGTGACGTAACCGAGTCCGATGACGAGCGCTCCCGTCAGCAAGGTGATCCGCGGACCTTTCCAGTCCGAGATGCGCGCGGACACGGGGGAGAGCGCCATCATCACCAGCCCGGCGGGAGCGAGTACCAGACCGGTGGTCACCATCGACAAACCGAAACCGTAGCCGGTGTCCTTCGGAGCCATGAGAAGTTGCGGTAGCGACAGTGAATTTCCGTACATGGCAAAGCCGACGGCAATGGAGGCGAGGTTGGTGAACAGCACCTGTTTGCGTGCCGCGATTCGCAGATTCACCAGTGGTGCACCGCGTCTGAGTTCCCAGAAGCCCCACGCCACGAAGATCACGACGGACGACGCCAGCAGTCCGAGCGTCTTGGGATCGGACCATCCCCACGTGCCACCCTTGGTGATCGGCAGGAGAAGCGCGATCAAGCCGGCGGCGAGTCCGAGTGCGCCCACGAAGTCGAAACGTCCCGGCTTGCGGATGGTGGACTCGGGAATGACAAAGAACACCAACAACATACACAGGCCACCGAGAGCCGCGGACACGACGAACAGGAAGTGCCAATCGGCGCTTTGAGCGATGATCGCCGCGATGGGCAGACCGACAGCGCCGCCGACGCCCAGGGTGGCGCTCATGACGGCCATTGCGCCGCCGACCTTCTTCGGTGGCAGGACGTCGCGCAGGATGGCAATGCCGAGAGGGATGGCACCAACGGAGGCGCCCTGTAGTGCGCGTCCGATCACCAGTCCGATGAGCGACGAAGACAAGGCGCAGATAACGGAACCGAGGACCACCAGACCGAGGCTCACCAGGATCATGCGTTTCTTGCCGAACATGTCGCCGAGGCGGCCACTGATCGGGGTGATGACCGCAGCGGCGAGCAGCGTCGCGGTGATGGCCCACGACGTGTCCGCTGGTGACGCGTTCAGCAAGCTCGGAAGCTGGGGGATGATCGGGACGACCAGCGTTTGCATGAGGGCGACGACGATCCCGCACAGACCGAGGACGGTGAGGATCAGTCGTGGACGTGGGGACACTGTCGCGTCGACGACTGTATCCGCGTTCGACGGATGGGCGTGAACGGACATTCGGCTCCCGAAGTATGTGGGCGGCGCCTGCCACCTTTTCTGTGCACGCTACACATTTTGTGTATCCTGCACAACGTGACGAATGCGCGCGGAGAAATCCCGGCCACTGAGCGTGAACCTGTGGACCGCGACCTTGTCGACGTCGAATACGAACTGACGCTGCTGTCGCGATATCACGCACTGGCGCAACGCTCGGACCTTCATCTGGACCGCTCGGCGTACCTCTTGCTCGGCCGCCTCGAACTGCAACAACCGATGAGTCTGAAAGAACTGTCCTGCGCGTTCAGACTGGACATCTCGACCATCAACCGACAGATCGGCGCCCTCCGTCGACAAGGCTTGGTCGAACGCGTCGAAGACCCGGCTGGCGGATTGGCGAGAAAGGTCCGCCCCACCGCGTCCGGTCTGGCCCAGCTGCGGGCAGACCGCGTACATTCGACTGCCGGAGTGGGGAAGGTGTTGCGGGACTGGACGCCGGAGTCGCGTCGGGCATTGGGTGAGCTACTGCGGCAATTCAATCAATCGGTGGAAGATATCGAAGGCCGGGCGTGGCCGCGCCCGACGCCCGACGATCACGTCTGAGTGTGAGCCAGGGTCGAATCCGGTTCCGGCGCAATGACAACCAGTTTCGGTCGATCTTCCGGCGACGAGTGGTTTCCGCGCCACGACATCAGTGACCATCGAGACAGTGCGGAAAATGCCGATCCGAGACTGGCAAAGGAACCGGAGCTCAGGATCGAGCCGGCTGATCCGATGCTGCCGATCGACAATATCGAGAATGCGCTGCCGATCGACAATATCGAGTGAGTGCTACCGATCGAGAGAATTGATCCTTCTGAACGGATCGACAGAATTGATCTGGAATGTCCCATTCCCTGGTTTATCACGAGCACCGGACGCACAAAAGAGGCCCGCCGAAAATTCGGCGAGCCTCTTTCAAGCAATTGTGGATCAAGCCACTGCGAACATACCCACGGTCGGCAGGAAGCTGCAGGTGATGCGATCTGCGCCTTCAGACTGGGTGGTCAGCGAACCGCTGATCACGGACAGCACACGTCCCGGGCCGGTGTCGGCGATAACCGACAGGGTGGCGGGGCCGTCCGGGTTGATGTGAGCGGCCGTCGTGAGGTTCTGCGTTGCGCTACGACCGTTGTCGATGTTGATCCAGGTGACCGTCAGCGGGACGGGCTGGTCGTCGGTGGCCGGAGCAGTGCCGAGTGCGGTGAAAACAAATCCGGCCTGACCTGCGGCAGGTCCCGGAGGCGGCAGGTGCGCCGGGCCGGGAACGGCAAGTGCGGTGCCGACGGAATCAGCCGTTGCGGAGATGCAGCCCTTACCCAGCGTCGGGTACAGGAACTGTGCGATGACGGGTGCGTTCTCGTCCGGAATCGCCGGTCCGCCGCCGCCGCTGCCGTCGAGGAAGGTGATGACCTTCTCGAGCGTCGCCTTGATCTCAGGCGGGAGGCCGGCAGAATTGAGAATGGCGCGAGCCTGAGCGAGGAGATCGGCCTGCGGATTGCCGGCAACCTGGGTGACACCCTGGGCGTCGACGGGGCCTGCAGCTGCGCCGATGATGGCGGGAGCAAAGGATGCCAGGAACTCGATCGGCACACTGTCCGGTGTGGGGGCGGGAGCCGGATCGGCCATTGCCTGTGCCGGCAATGCGAGTCCTGCTGCTGCGGCAATTGCGACGGCGGTGAACGCCCTACGCATACCTCGGGTTCGAAGCACTGTTTCCCCATCCTTAGTCAGACCGCGCAGGCGCCGTAGCGACCGCGTTGACGGCTCGAGGGGTCACTCTATGTAAGTGAGCCCCGGGTTGTACAGCCGTTCAGTTTCTGAGCAGCTACGGATCCCGGTGGAGTCTATTACATGACTGGCCTCGAAATGATTGCTTGCCGACCATACCCTGTGACAGAAGTGATCAATGTGAATATTGATGCAACTGTTATGTCGGTTTAGGCGGTTTCAGACGTCAGCTTTTTGCCGCATCGGCGACGAGCGCATCGATTTTCCGAGCAAACTTCACGTCGAGTTCGGTGATGCCGCCAGCTGAATGTGTCGACAGCGAATAGGTGACTTTTCGCCACCGGACGTCCATGTCTGGATGATGATCGGCGGCTTCGGCAGCTGCGGCGACGTCCTGAAGCAATGCGATAGCTTCGGGAAATGTCGGAGATTCGACCACCCGCGTAATCGCGTTGTCGGTTCGCTGCCAGTCGGGCAGTTCCTCGAGTGCGGCGTCGATCGCGGAATCGGACATCACGGAAGCCATACTCCATCATGGTGTCATGAGCGACGAGGCTGCAAGGGGCGGCGAAGCTGCCGACGAGTACGAGATAGTCGCCGGCGCGATTTTCCGCGACGGCCGGTTGTTGCTCGCGCAGCGCATCTGCCCGCCTG
The nucleotide sequence above comes from Rhodococcus sp. KBS0724. Encoded proteins:
- a CDS encoding antibiotic biosynthesis monooxygenase — encoded protein: MPGSATVVTAFHRPENGDGEVFAGWTAQAVSAAKAARGYLGSAVSDGFGLSDYGVSHTFSSVEELHGWLDSPAHSRVQAQGIECGVRAKSSDLVLVEDAAPPPGIGVYDHTVVAGRQDEFLRTQHLLIAESSLFSGYESALLLCSTADATRWQSVLRFRTEPQLAAWMHSEQRAAVLPALREELAEDFTESVRSTPFGTILRTENGQTRATPNWKTAMIVLLVLYPTVMTLSRFLGPVLDDAGAPPWLSMWLSQIISVGAMTWFLMPAATRWFGRWLDPFDGAKLRANVLGTAAVLAIYVGTLALFASVKWLQFWDYFD
- a CDS encoding PLDc N-terminal domain-containing protein — translated: MNRNKKSWSELSPRQRRVVIVMGTIQSILAITAWADLAKRDRASVNGSKAKWAAIIAINFFGPITYFKRGRIQSK
- a CDS encoding DUF1906 domain-containing protein, with product MHVSRRNLFKYAAAGSAAAGLAALSGTATVANAGSLGTLLDYSAGVPSAQSIRAGGYAGAIRYVSDRRPDANWMVGKPVKAGEVNALTAAGLQVVSCYQFGKGATADWREGREGGKRHATRGLELHRQAGGPEGRPIYASIDDNPTTTEINNLIRPYLEGWASVVGNQNLGIYGNTRVLDAMIGAGVGTWYWQHNWGSPAGYVHPRAHLHQFEIDKRKVDGIGVDLNSILALDYGQWSLAGSVVPNIPIGSIAP
- a CDS encoding nuclear transport factor 2 family protein is translated as MAWTRAELDQAFAGFQNTVVECTRSGDWNAFADMFTEDVVYVEHAFGTLNGREAVRKWVTRTMTEFPGKRMTEFPANWYVIDEERGWIICEIDNPMEDPGDGSTHGAANITILHYAGDGLFSREEDAYNPMNFLAMTKAWCLAAEAAGNLPEDARAWLAKFGAMVR
- a CDS encoding MFS transporter, which gives rise to MSVHAHPSNADTVVDATVSPRPRLILTVLGLCGIVVALMQTLVVPIIPQLPSLLNASPADTSWAITATLLAAAVITPISGRLGDMFGKKRMILVSLGLVVLGSVICALSSSLIGLVIGRALQGASVGAIPLGIAILRDVLPPKKVGGAMAVMSATLGVGGAVGLPIAAIIAQSADWHFLFVVSAALGGLCMLLVFFVIPESTIRKPGRFDFVGALGLAAGLIALLLPITKGGTWGWSDPKTLGLLASSVVIFVAWGFWELRRGAPLVNLRIAARKQVLFTNLASIAVGFAMYGNSLSLPQLLMAPKDTGYGFGLSMVTTGLVLAPAGLVMMALSPVSARISDWKGPRITLLTGALVIGLGYVTAYFATSAVWLVALAGMVIGAGVGLTFSAMPALIMSSVPITESAAANGLNSLMRSIGTSSSAAVVSVVLAGATIVVHDRIYPTLDMFKATFVISIVAAAVSMIFAWLIPKRTAPHRESTTSRPL
- a CDS encoding MarR family winged helix-turn-helix transcriptional regulator; translated protein: MTNARGEIPATEREPVDRDLVDVEYELTLLSRYHALAQRSDLHLDRSAYLLLGRLELQQPMSLKELSCAFRLDISTINRQIGALRRQGLVERVEDPAGGLARKVRPTASGLAQLRADRVHSTAGVGKVLRDWTPESRRALGELLRQFNQSVEDIEGRAWPRPTPDDHV
- a CDS encoding 4a-hydroxytetrahydrobiopterin dehydratase — its product is MASVMSDSAIDAALEELPDWQRTDNAITRVVESPTFPEAIALLQDVAAAAEAADHHPDMDVRWRKVTYSLSTHSAGGITELDVKFARKIDALVADAAKS